In Novosphingobium resinovorum, a single genomic region encodes these proteins:
- a CDS encoding type IV secretion system protein VirB3 — translation MDGQEEMTKDPLFLAVTRPALWAGVPIEAGALIIMAGAITLVGSGNPLYGGAAAVALYAMARLIVRHDVNAFRLIFLWGRTKAANRNRVFWGGSSYTPLPLYGIKRKGFG, via the coding sequence ATGGACGGTCAGGAAGAAATGACAAAAGACCCGCTGTTCTTGGCCGTCACCCGCCCCGCTTTGTGGGCGGGTGTTCCCATTGAGGCGGGCGCGCTCATCATCATGGCGGGCGCAATCACGTTGGTTGGTTCGGGCAATCCTCTCTACGGCGGCGCGGCCGCCGTCGCGCTTTATGCGATGGCGCGGCTCATCGTGCGGCATGACGTGAACGCATTCCGGCTGATCTTCCTTTGGGGCCGGACCAAAGCGGCGAACCGGAACCGCGTCTTTTGGGGTGGGTCGAGCTACACGCCGCTACCGCTCTACGGAATCAAGCGAAAGGGATTTGGTTGA
- a CDS encoding TrbC/VirB2 family protein — protein MFRIWKIKAESRLDALLARLKPSPLMARALPLSLLASLLIAEPAFAQANFEGLADNILGLLSNGLLRTLAIIAIIVVGLLWFLGRASVQMLVTVVVGVVIVFSAPWIVDTITG, from the coding sequence ATGTTTCGTATCTGGAAGATCAAGGCTGAATCCCGGCTCGACGCGCTGCTCGCGCGTCTCAAGCCCTCGCCGCTCATGGCGCGCGCGCTGCCCCTGTCGCTGCTGGCAAGCCTGCTCATAGCGGAGCCGGCTTTTGCGCAGGCAAACTTTGAAGGCCTGGCCGACAACATTCTCGGCCTGCTGAGCAACGGCTTGCTCCGCACGCTGGCGATCATCGCGATCATCGTCGTTGGCCTTCTGTGGTTCCTCGGCCGCGCGTCGGTGCAGATGCTCGTCACGGTCGTAGTTGGCGTGGTGATCGTGTTCTCCGCGCCGTGGATCGTCGACACGATTACGGGGTGA
- the mobC gene encoding plasmid mobilization relaxosome protein MobC produces MEKTLGFKIEAAKLAKIDALAQTRGGRGPFMRQLVDAVLRQSGAAIEAAPVADREAAGEHRLYLRPTETELAVIRHRAKERRMTPATWAMALVRRHIGIAAPVDRELREELLNCRQALQRIGRNVNQIARAANKMALADNAAEIAGELHKVNDLRAAIGAAVEGIGAATKADLVYWEVPGERL; encoded by the coding sequence ATGGAAAAGACGCTGGGCTTCAAGATCGAGGCGGCCAAGCTCGCAAAGATCGACGCGCTCGCGCAGACGAGGGGAGGGCGCGGCCCCTTCATGCGTCAGCTGGTTGACGCGGTGCTCAGGCAGTCCGGGGCGGCCATCGAGGCCGCGCCTGTTGCCGACCGCGAGGCCGCTGGCGAGCACCGCCTTTATCTTCGGCCCACCGAAACCGAACTGGCCGTGATCCGCCATCGCGCAAAGGAGCGCCGCATGACCCCGGCGACCTGGGCGATGGCTCTTGTGCGGCGACACATCGGCATTGCCGCGCCTGTCGATCGCGAGTTGCGCGAAGAGCTGTTGAATTGCCGTCAGGCGTTACAGCGCATTGGCCGCAACGTGAATCAGATCGCCCGAGCGGCGAACAAGATGGCGCTGGCGGACAATGCAGCGGAGATCGCCGGCGAGCTGCATAAGGTCAACGACCTGCGCGCGGCGATCGGCGCGGCCGTCGAAGGTATCGGTGCAGCCACGAAGGCCGATCTTGTCTATTGGGAGGTGCCCGGTGAGCGACTTTGA
- a CDS encoding ParB/RepB/Spo0J family partition protein — MSKAAVKPAKKSFADFDMDAMDFSAVPANTEFKAAGRFQRLPLADIDPDPAQVRREFDQAEIDALAATIKDRGLLQPIVVAPTSNGRYIIRYGERRYRACRQLGFDQIDTVLDQADAERDIGLDQFLENEQRQALSLAERVSFIASRVSDTLSTKDLAARIAKPHSEVKRLYSLRTLPEDILAALKNCSPRAAVAIKHAIELDEEATRNFVVTNENPTAAACEQFLATLQGGPDEESAQAGAAKPNDDSALPQESRAPVAAATSAADERRERPELDAGDDEREGEGAALAERSDHKPRTPRQPKEANDAPAIIIQGRRGIVLSGQVTVRFDGEAAPQTFDF; from the coding sequence ATGAGCAAGGCAGCTGTCAAACCGGCGAAGAAGAGCTTTGCCGACTTCGATATGGACGCGATGGATTTTTCGGCCGTCCCCGCGAATACCGAGTTCAAGGCAGCTGGGCGGTTTCAGCGCCTTCCGCTCGCTGACATTGATCCAGACCCCGCGCAGGTTCGCCGGGAGTTCGACCAGGCCGAGATTGATGCACTGGCCGCGACCATCAAGGACCGCGGCTTGCTGCAACCCATCGTCGTCGCGCCAACATCGAACGGCCGCTACATCATCCGATACGGCGAGCGGCGCTACCGCGCGTGCCGCCAGCTTGGTTTCGACCAGATCGACACCGTTCTGGATCAGGCCGACGCCGAACGCGATATTGGCCTCGACCAGTTTCTTGAGAACGAACAACGCCAAGCCCTAAGTCTGGCCGAGCGCGTCAGTTTCATCGCGAGCCGCGTCAGTGACACGCTTTCGACAAAGGATCTAGCCGCGCGCATCGCCAAGCCGCATTCGGAAGTGAAGCGCCTCTACTCGCTGCGCACCTTGCCCGAGGACATTCTTGCCGCGTTGAAGAATTGTTCTCCGCGCGCCGCCGTCGCCATCAAACACGCGATCGAGCTGGACGAGGAGGCCACGCGCAATTTCGTGGTCACGAATGAAAATCCGACAGCCGCCGCCTGCGAGCAGTTTCTTGCCACGCTCCAAGGCGGTCCCGATGAAGAGAGCGCTCAGGCCGGCGCCGCTAAACCGAATGACGATTCAGCGCTGCCCCAAGAATCGCGCGCGCCGGTGGCAGCTGCCACCAGTGCAGCAGATGAGCGTCGGGAGCGGCCCGAACTGGATGCCGGCGACGACGAGCGGGAAGGGGAGGGCGCTGCGCTTGCCGAGCGTTCCGATCACAAGCCGCGCACCCCCCGTCAGCCGAAAGAGGCCAACGACGCACCGGCCATCATCATTCAGGGCCGTCGCGGGATTGTTCTCAGCGGCCAGGTCACGGTTCGGTTCGACGGCGAGGCTGCGCCCCAAACCTTCGACTTCTGA
- a CDS encoding helix-turn-helix transcriptional regulator, translating into MAAKLFNRVASLRIAAGLTQSELAARIHVSPETVAAIENGRQDATLITALRMSHALRTQVPNIFREQPFPKLIGSDRGESRTA; encoded by the coding sequence GTGGCGGCCAAACTGTTCAATCGTGTAGCGAGCTTGCGCATCGCTGCCGGACTTACGCAATCCGAGCTGGCGGCGAGGATTCACGTCTCACCTGAAACAGTCGCCGCCATCGAGAACGGCAGGCAGGACGCCACTTTGATAACGGCGCTCCGAATGTCCCACGCACTGCGAACTCAAGTGCCGAACATCTTTAGGGAGCAGCCTTTCCCTAAGCTGATCGGCTCCGATCGAGGCGAGAGCCGCACAGCTTAG
- the istB gene encoding IS21-like element ISSsp5 family helper ATPase IstB codes for MSDQAPEILLAHHLKALKLPTCLREHHKLARQCAAEGVDHIRFLARLVEMEMIDRERRMVERRIKAARFPAVKSLDSFDFAAIPRLNKMQVLEMARCEWIERRENAIALGPSGTGKTHVALGLGLAACQKGLSVGFTTAAALVSEMMEARDERRLLRFQKQMAGYKLLIIDELGFVPLSKTGAELLFELISQRYERGSTLITSNLPFDEWTETFGSERLTGALLDRLTHHVSILEMNGESYRLAHSRARKAKTRP; via the coding sequence ATGAGCGATCAGGCACCGGAGATTCTTCTCGCTCACCATCTCAAGGCACTCAAGCTGCCTACGTGCCTGCGAGAGCATCACAAGCTCGCCCGGCAATGTGCCGCTGAAGGCGTCGATCATATCCGCTTCCTCGCCCGTCTCGTCGAGATGGAGATGATCGACAGGGAGCGTCGTATGGTCGAGCGGCGCATCAAGGCCGCGCGCTTCCCCGCCGTCAAAAGCCTCGACAGCTTCGACTTCGCCGCTATCCCCAGGCTCAACAAGATGCAGGTGCTCGAGATGGCGCGCTGCGAGTGGATCGAGCGGCGTGAGAACGCCATCGCTCTGGGGCCATCGGGCACCGGCAAGACGCACGTAGCTTTGGGGCTCGGGCTGGCAGCATGCCAGAAAGGACTGTCGGTGGGCTTCACCACTGCGGCGGCGCTGGTCAGCGAGATGATGGAGGCGCGCGACGAGCGGCGTCTCCTGCGCTTCCAGAAGCAGATGGCCGGATACAAGCTGCTCATCATTGACGAACTGGGCTTCGTACCGCTCTCCAAGACCGGTGCCGAACTGTTGTTCGAGCTGATCTCCCAGCGCTATGAGCGCGGCTCCACCTTGATCACCAGCAACCTGCCCTTCGACGAATGGACTGAAACCTTCGGATCCGAGCGCCTCACAGGCGCGCTCCTCGATCGTCTGACCCATCACGTCAGCATCCTCGAGATGAACGGCGAAAGCTATCGCCTCGCTCACAGCCGGGCCCGAAAGGCCAAAACCAGACCCTGA
- the istA gene encoding IS21 family transposase, producing the protein MELYLQVRLACADGMSQRAAAKRFNVSRDTVRKMLSFSSPPGYRRQSAPQRPKLDGFVGIIDGWLEGDRGVPRKQRHTAKRVFDRLRTEHGFTGGYTIIKDYIREREQRSREMFVPLAHPAGDAQADFGEALVEIGGVEQKAYFFALDLPHSDACYVRAYPAAVAEAWVDGHVHAFAFFGAVPRSIVYDNDRCLVAKILPDGTRKRATLFSAFLSHYVIRDRYARPGKGNEKGNVEGLVGYCRRNFMVPIPKFPTWEAFNLWLEEQCRRRQQDKVRGESETIGERLQRDLAAMQPLPATPFEACDQTGGRVSSQSLVRYRTNDYSVPVAWGHQEVWIRAYVDAVVIGCRSEVIARHPRCHAREEVIFDPLHYLPLIEQKINAFDQAAPLQGWDLPEAFGTLQRLMEGRMHKHGRREYVQVLRLLETFTIADLQAAVEQAIDLGAIGFDAVRHLVLCRVERVPPRLDLDVYPFLPRTTVEKTFARAYMSLLSDRQEAA; encoded by the coding sequence GTGGAACTTTATCTTCAGGTCCGTTTGGCTTGCGCGGATGGCATGAGCCAACGGGCGGCGGCGAAGCGTTTCAATGTGTCGCGCGATACGGTGCGCAAGATGCTGTCGTTTTCATCGCCGCCGGGTTACCGGCGTCAGTCTGCACCGCAGCGCCCGAAGCTGGACGGGTTTGTGGGGATCATCGATGGATGGCTTGAGGGGGATCGCGGTGTCCCGCGCAAGCAGCGCCATACGGCGAAGCGGGTATTCGACCGTTTGCGCACCGAACATGGTTTTACCGGCGGCTATACGATCATCAAGGATTACATCCGGGAGCGCGAGCAACGCAGCCGGGAGATGTTCGTGCCGCTGGCGCACCCGGCGGGAGATGCGCAGGCCGATTTCGGGGAAGCGCTGGTGGAGATCGGCGGGGTGGAGCAAAAGGCTTACTTCTTCGCGCTCGATCTGCCGCACAGTGATGCCTGCTATGTGCGAGCCTATCCGGCGGCGGTGGCGGAGGCCTGGGTGGACGGACATGTCCATGCCTTCGCGTTCTTCGGCGCGGTGCCGCGCTCGATCGTCTATGACAACGATCGCTGCCTGGTGGCGAAGATCCTGCCAGACGGCACGCGCAAGCGTGCCACGCTGTTCAGCGCTTTCCTGTCGCATTACGTGATCCGCGACCGCTATGCCCGCCCGGGCAAGGGGAACGAGAAAGGCAATGTGGAAGGGCTGGTTGGTTACTGCCGCCGCAATTTCATGGTGCCGATCCCGAAGTTCCCGACCTGGGAGGCGTTCAACCTGTGGCTGGAGGAGCAATGCCGCAGGCGCCAGCAGGACAAGGTGCGCGGGGAGAGCGAGACGATCGGTGAGCGCTTGCAGCGCGATTTGGCGGCGATGCAGCCTCTGCCCGCTACACCCTTCGAGGCCTGCGATCAGACCGGGGGGCGGGTCTCCTCGCAATCCCTGGTGCGCTACAGGACCAACGATTATTCGGTTCCGGTGGCCTGGGGCCATCAGGAAGTCTGGATCAGGGCCTATGTCGATGCGGTGGTGATCGGATGCCGCAGCGAGGTCATCGCCCGTCACCCGCGTTGCCATGCCCGCGAGGAGGTTATCTTCGACCCGCTCCATTATCTCCCGCTGATTGAGCAGAAGATCAACGCATTCGACCAGGCGGCCCCTTTGCAGGGCTGGGACCTGCCCGAAGCGTTCGGGACGCTCCAGCGGTTGATGGAAGGGCGCATGCACAAACATGGCAGGCGCGAATATGTACAGGTGCTGCGCCTGCTGGAAACGTTCACCATCGCCGATCTCCAGGCGGCGGTGGAACAGGCCATCGACCTTGGCGCCATCGGCTTCGATGCCGTCAGGCACCTGGTCCTGTGCCGGGTCGAACGCGTGCCGCCCAGGCTGGACCTGGACGTCTATCCCTTCCTGCCACGCACGACGGTCGAGAAGACCTTTGCCAGAGCCTATATGAGCCTGCTGTCCGACAGGCAGGAGGCCGCATGA
- a CDS encoding lytic transglycosylase domain-containing protein, with protein sequence MFLETGAVLSLAAQCAPAVAPHTIAAIVDAESSNYVFAINVNGVASQPRRPRNEAEAIATARSYVARGYSVDLGLGQINSRNMGWLGLTWDTVFKQCANVEAAGRVLLSNFRSAKTGRTPQEALRVALSMYNTGSQSRGFRNGYVARVENAGRRVSGRPATAIPTVIVGDQPASAAVSDTGAGRVPVELAEIAAENMEAAPPPAPPAWDVFGRAQHARIGS encoded by the coding sequence GTGTTCCTCGAAACCGGAGCCGTTCTTTCGCTGGCGGCGCAATGCGCCCCAGCGGTAGCGCCGCATACGATCGCCGCGATCGTGGATGCGGAATCTTCCAACTATGTTTTTGCGATCAACGTCAACGGCGTGGCCAGTCAGCCGCGCCGTCCGCGCAATGAGGCGGAGGCTATCGCAACCGCGCGCTCTTATGTTGCGCGCGGCTACAGCGTGGATCTCGGCCTCGGCCAAATCAATTCACGCAACATGGGCTGGCTCGGCCTGACGTGGGACACTGTTTTCAAGCAGTGCGCCAATGTCGAAGCGGCAGGCCGTGTGCTCCTGTCCAATTTCCGTTCGGCCAAGACGGGTCGCACCCCGCAAGAGGCCCTTCGGGTCGCACTCAGCATGTATAACACAGGCTCTCAATCGAGAGGTTTCCGCAACGGCTATGTCGCCCGCGTGGAGAATGCAGGTCGCCGCGTCAGCGGTCGGCCTGCGACCGCAATCCCGACTGTCATCGTGGGCGATCAGCCCGCCAGCGCCGCCGTGAGCGACACTGGCGCCGGTCGTGTGCCGGTGGAGCTGGCGGAAATCGCAGCGGAGAACATGGAGGCGGCTCCACCGCCTGCACCGCCTGCGTGGGATGTTTTCGGCCGCGCCCAACACGCGCGGATTGGTTCGTAA
- a CDS encoding single-stranded DNA-binding protein produces MQNIAEFRIIGRVGSVDTTDKVTHVSVAANYNRKDGDEWKTDTHWNRVTFFRQLAERAADLGKGDLVHITGRVRQNSYESNGETRYSVDLIAEGLGILTRGGAD; encoded by the coding sequence ATGCAGAACATCGCTGAATTTCGGATCATCGGCCGCGTTGGCAGTGTCGATACGACCGATAAAGTCACCCACGTTTCCGTCGCCGCGAACTACAACCGCAAGGATGGCGATGAATGGAAGACCGATACGCACTGGAACCGTGTGACGTTCTTCCGCCAGCTGGCAGAGCGCGCCGCTGATCTGGGCAAGGGCGACCTCGTTCACATCACCGGACGGGTCCGCCAGAACAGCTACGAGAGCAATGGCGAAACCCGCTACTCGGTGGACCTGATCGCTGAGGGGCTGGGCATCCTGACGAGGGGCGGGGCTGATTAA
- a CDS encoding sigma factor-like helix-turn-helix DNA-binding protein: protein MFVLEHGIMNMQSPIALFNAKLAKTANHSATASADSLGGSAIERINDPHIMDKLLATLEPREEQIVRLRIGGPEGEAQTQRTVASVVGLSPGSIGQIEAKAYRRMRWVMNNLGTDAAVLDALIAKRNADRAREEEVAASAAEAAAREQDQKRIDARHRDERRRAKARKRAWERQLRKAEEQHQALNDEAAYLAQRIIALEGRNRVIRMFLPRNSELERLRARARQCGIEIAQADAGIAKLRSSPPEGPDLAD, encoded by the coding sequence ATGTTCGTGCTGGAACATGGGATAATGAACATGCAGTCACCGATCGCGCTGTTTAATGCGAAGCTTGCCAAGACGGCGAACCATAGCGCAACGGCTTCGGCTGATAGCCTCGGCGGCAGCGCGATCGAGCGGATCAACGATCCTCACATTATGGACAAACTGCTAGCAACTCTCGAACCGCGAGAAGAGCAAATTGTGCGCCTAAGGATTGGTGGTCCCGAGGGGGAAGCGCAAACGCAGCGAACAGTGGCAAGTGTGGTGGGGCTTTCGCCTGGTTCGATCGGACAGATCGAAGCAAAGGCCTACAGACGGATGCGATGGGTGATGAACAATCTCGGCACGGACGCGGCCGTGCTCGATGCGCTCATTGCGAAGCGAAATGCTGATAGGGCGCGGGAAGAGGAAGTTGCCGCTAGCGCGGCCGAAGCAGCGGCCAGAGAGCAGGACCAAAAAAGGATTGATGCTCGACACCGCGATGAAAGGCGGCGCGCGAAAGCTCGAAAGCGAGCGTGGGAGCGCCAGCTACGCAAGGCGGAGGAACAGCACCAGGCCTTGAATGATGAGGCGGCTTATCTTGCGCAGCGCATAATCGCGCTAGAAGGACGGAACCGGGTCATTCGCATGTTTCTCCCCCGCAATTCTGAGCTTGAGCGATTGCGCGCAAGAGCGCGCCAGTGCGGAATTGAAATCGCACAAGCGGACGCAGGCATTGCCAAGCTTCGCTCATCGCCGCCCGAGGGGCCTGACCTTGCTGACTGA
- a CDS encoding ParA family protein: protein MAQPLKGFSMRTIVVTNERGGIGKTTLTCHIAWHLAEQGKRVVVLDLDKQCHSAGMLKAEFEQIGPVQSILDFAPVEEPPALACFKNTRQVVELTTDGPQQGQHIAAYVRAIRAGLAKHYDYCVIDTAPAWDGRNLMALIASDYVAVPLDPDKTARQSLNEISQSISLANKVRGEGNETRFGIVFNRVQTTSEVSKMLMERIGQALPANVVPHTIPHREHMREAALLEIPVWRLAKDTRRSAPVLREVVSYIVDQAEREAA from the coding sequence GTGGCGCAGCCATTGAAGGGATTCTCAATGCGAACAATCGTAGTGACTAATGAGCGCGGTGGCATCGGCAAGACCACGCTTACCTGTCATATCGCGTGGCATCTGGCCGAGCAGGGCAAGCGTGTCGTGGTCCTTGACCTGGACAAGCAATGCCACAGTGCCGGAATGCTGAAAGCCGAGTTCGAGCAGATCGGGCCGGTTCAGTCGATACTCGACTTCGCCCCCGTCGAGGAACCTCCGGCGCTGGCTTGCTTCAAGAACACGAGGCAAGTGGTCGAACTGACGACTGACGGCCCGCAGCAGGGCCAGCACATCGCCGCCTATGTTCGCGCCATTCGTGCCGGCCTTGCCAAGCACTACGACTATTGCGTGATCGACACGGCCCCGGCTTGGGATGGCCGCAACCTTATGGCGCTGATCGCATCCGATTATGTCGCGGTGCCTTTAGACCCCGACAAAACCGCACGGCAATCGCTCAACGAGATTTCGCAAAGCATCAGCCTTGCCAATAAGGTTCGGGGGGAGGGCAACGAAACCCGCTTCGGGATCGTGTTCAATCGTGTGCAGACGACGAGTGAAGTGTCTAAAATGCTCATGGAGCGGATCGGGCAGGCGCTACCCGCCAATGTTGTCCCGCATACCATCCCGCACCGCGAGCATATGCGCGAGGCGGCCCTTCTCGAAATTCCCGTGTGGCGACTTGCCAAGGATACGCGCCGCAGCGCGCCGGTCCTGCGCGAAGTCGTCTCCTACATTGTCGATCAAGCTGAGAGGGAAGCCGCATGA
- a CDS encoding recombinase family protein — protein sequence MLTENVPSPAPQIARVYLRVSTDAQDLRRQDAIVGEAKAAGYYVAAVYREKASGARADRPELLRMIADLQPGEVVIAEKIDRISRLPLTEAEQLVETIRARGARLAIPGVVDLSDLAADADGIARIVLESVQAMLLKIALQMAHDDYTDRRERQRQGIALAKAAGRSGGRKGDRATHARIVALREAGKSIAKTAELADCDRSTVKRVWAAHRAAQVQEPSPQRNHRERKR from the coding sequence TTGCTGACTGAGAACGTTCCTTCCCCTGCCCCACAGATTGCCCGCGTCTATCTGCGCGTCAGCACCGACGCGCAGGATTTGCGTCGCCAAGACGCGATCGTGGGCGAAGCAAAGGCCGCAGGCTACTATGTCGCGGCGGTCTATCGAGAGAAGGCATCGGGTGCCCGCGCCGACCGCCCCGAGCTTTTGCGAATGATTGCCGATCTTCAACCCGGCGAAGTAGTGATCGCGGAGAAGATCGACCGGATAAGTCGTCTCCCCTTGACCGAGGCTGAGCAGCTGGTTGAGACAATTCGTGCGCGAGGCGCGCGACTTGCCATTCCCGGCGTCGTGGACCTGTCCGACCTCGCGGCCGATGCCGATGGCATCGCCCGCATCGTGCTCGAATCTGTTCAGGCGATGCTCTTGAAGATCGCCTTACAGATGGCCCACGACGATTACACCGATCGCCGCGAGCGACAGCGCCAGGGTATCGCCTTGGCAAAAGCCGCAGGTCGCAGCGGAGGGCGCAAAGGCGATCGGGCAACGCACGCCCGCATTGTGGCATTGCGCGAGGCGGGCAAGAGCATTGCCAAAACGGCAGAGCTGGCCGATTGCGACCGCAGCACAGTCAAGCGAGTATGGGCGGCGCATCGCGCCGCCCAGGTGCAAGAACCCAGCCCTCAGCGAAATCACCGTGAGCGGAAACGCTGA
- a CDS encoding relaxase/mobilization nuclease domain-containing protein: protein MSDFDSSFEAGQLAALFKPKLTSDPNRRGADMLLRSLSSRRAGQGGSTRARLARIVSRAPEVMVKVTGRPKGKNHAAAHFDYIGRKGDVPLETRDGDILTDKEDRAALARDWGDPVYWRDNSTVAAVSMVFSMPAGTDPDKVLSAVREVARSEIGHEWDYVLALHTDTPRPHVHVTVAARGDTGKRFNPRPQTLHHYRERFAVNGGAKVGHSAA from the coding sequence GTGAGCGACTTTGACAGCAGCTTTGAGGCGGGCCAGCTCGCCGCGCTGTTCAAACCAAAGCTGACCAGCGACCCGAACAGGCGCGGCGCCGACATGTTGCTGCGCTCGCTTAGTTCGAGGCGAGCAGGCCAGGGCGGGAGCACCCGGGCGCGGCTTGCTCGCATTGTCAGCCGTGCTCCGGAGGTCATGGTCAAGGTTACGGGCAGGCCGAAGGGCAAGAACCACGCGGCTGCGCATTTCGACTATATCGGCCGAAAAGGCGATGTGCCGCTTGAAACGCGCGATGGCGACATTCTGACTGACAAGGAAGATCGGGCGGCGCTGGCGCGCGATTGGGGCGATCCTGTCTATTGGCGTGACAATTCTACCGTAGCCGCCGTGAGCATGGTTTTTTCGATGCCGGCAGGCACAGACCCCGACAAGGTTCTTTCAGCGGTGCGCGAAGTCGCGCGGAGCGAGATCGGGCATGAGTGGGATTACGTCCTGGCGCTGCATACGGACACACCACGGCCTCACGTGCATGTGACGGTTGCAGCGCGCGGTGACACGGGGAAACGCTTCAACCCGCGACCTCAAACGCTGCATCATTACCGGGAGCGCTTTGCTGTCAACGGCGGAGCAAAAGTCGGCCATTCGGCGGCGTAA
- a CDS encoding helix-turn-helix domain-containing protein, with translation MPTIYLKRTSPLMAQLGANIARELKKLGITQGELSERSGVAASHISYMVRGHGNPTLATLESLADVFGLSVVELLAADSTSRDKS, from the coding sequence ATGCCAACCATATACCTGAAACGAACATCGCCGTTGATGGCCCAGCTAGGGGCCAACATCGCTCGCGAACTAAAGAAACTAGGCATAACTCAAGGGGAGTTGTCCGAACGCTCGGGCGTTGCGGCGTCACATATTTCATACATGGTGCGCGGACATGGTAATCCAACGCTTGCTACCTTGGAGAGCCTTGCCGATGTTTTCGGATTATCGGTTGTCGAATTATTGGCAGCGGATAGCACTTCCCGCGATAAGTCCTGA